A genomic window from Mustela erminea isolate mMusErm1 chromosome 16, mMusErm1.Pri, whole genome shotgun sequence includes:
- the OSGIN2 gene encoding oxidative stress-induced growth inhibitor 2 isoform X2 yields MPLVEETSLLEDSSVTLPVVIIGNGPSGICLSYMLSGYRPYLSSEAIHPNTILHSKLEEARHLSIVDQDLEYLSEGLEGRSSNPVAVLFDTLLHPDADFGYDYPSVLHWKLEQHHYIPHLVLGKGPPGGAWHNMEGSMLTISFGNWMELPGLKFKDWVSSKRRNLKGDRVMPEEIARYYKHYVKVMGLQKNFRENTYITSVSRLYRDHQDDDDGQDGSISTQHLQIEKSKFVKRNWEIRGYQRIADGSHVPFCLFAENVALATGTLDSPAHLEIEGEDFPFVFHSMPEFGAAISKGKLRGKVDPVLIVGSGLTAADAVLCAYNNNIPVIHVFRRRVTDPGLIFKQLPKKLYPEYHKVYHMMCTQSYSVDSSLLSDYTSFPEHHVLSFKSDMKCILQSLSGLKKIFKLSAAVVLIGSHPNLSFLKEQGCYLGHNSSQPITCKNNPVEIDAYTYECVKEANLFALGPLVGDNFVRFLKGGALGVTRCLATRQKKKHLFVERGGGDGIA; encoded by the exons gaAATGGACCCTCAGGAATTTGCCTTTCTTACATGTTATCAGGCTACAGACCATATTTATCATCAGAAGCAATACATCCAAATACAATCTTACATAGTAAATTAGAAGAAGCAAGACATCTTTCCATTGTTGATCAG GACTTAGAATACTTGTCTGAGGGCCTTGAGGGCCGATCCTCCAATCCAGTTGCAGTCCTTTTTGACACACTTCTTCATCCAGATGCTGATTTTGGTTATGATTATCCATCCGTTTTGCACTGGAAATTAGAACAACATCATTACATTCCTCACTTAGTTCTTGGTAAAGGTCCACCTGGTGGCGCTTGGCAT AATATGGAAGGTTCCATGTTGACAATCAGCTTTGGAAATTGGATGGAGCTACCTGGACTTAAGTTTAAAGATTGGGTATCTAGCAAACGAAG gaaCCTAAAAGGAGATCGAGTTATGCCAGAGGAAATAGCTCGCTACTATAAACATTATGTAAAAGTCATGGGTCTTCAGAAGAATTTCAGAGAGAATACTTATATCACCTCTGTATCAAGACTCTACAGAGATCAtcaagatgatgatgatggacaAGACGGAAGTATTTCAACACAGCATTTACAGATAGAGAAATCTAAATTTGTCAAGAGAAATTGGGAAATCAGGGGTTATCAGCGAATAGCCGATGGTTCCCATGTTCCCTTCTGTCTCTTTGCGGAGAATGTAGCTCTGGCAACTGGAACACTGGATTCTCCTGCCCATCTGGAAATTGAAGGGGaagattttccttttgtgtttcatTCAATGCCTGAATTTGGAGCTGCTATAAGCAAAGGAAAGTTGCGTGGCAAAGTGGATCCAGTGTTAATTGTAGGTTCTGGGCTTACTGCAGCTGATGCAGTACTGTGTGCTTACAATAATAATATTCCTGTGATTCATGTATTTCGCAGACGAGTAACTGATCCAGGCTTAATTTTCAAGCAGCTTCCCAAAAAGCTTTATCCAGAATACCATAAAGTCTATCATATGATGTGTACTCAGTCATATTCTGTAGACTCCAGTCTTTTATCTGATTATACCAGCTTTCCTGAGCACCATGTGCTTTCCTTTAAGTCGGACATGAAATGCATTCTTCAAAGCCTCTCtggattgaaaaaaatatttaagctctCTGCGGCAGTAGTACTGATAGGTTCTCATCCCAATCTGTCTTTTCTGAAGGAGCAAGGGTGTTACCTGGGCCATAACTCAAGCCAGCCAATCACATGTAAGAATAATCCTGTGGAAATAGATGCATACACCTACGAATGTGTTAAAGAAGCCAACCTTTTTGCATTGGGTCCTTTGGTTGGAGACAATTTTGTTCGATTTTTAAAGGGAGGGGCATTGGGTGTGACACGCTGTTTAGctacaagacagaaaaaaaagcatttatttgttgaaagaggaggaggagatggcaTAGCTTAA